The window CGTCACGGCCGCGCGCGGCGAGATGGGCAGCGGGTCGGGCGCATCACCGAGCCGCCCCGTCGCGGCGGCGAACAGCAGCTCCGAGAGCGGCGCGTCGAGCCGCGTGAGCACGGCCTGGGTCTCCGGGTCCCCGAAGCGGGCGTTGAACTCGATGACGCGGATGCCCGCGTCGGTGACGATGAGGCCGCAGTACAGGAGGCCGACGAAGGGGCTGCCGTTCGCGCGCAGCTCGTCGACGACCGGCTGCGCGACCTGCTCCAGAACGGCGCGCGAGAACGCATCCTCCGAGCCGAAGCGGGCCGTGAGGAAGGGGACGGGCGTGTAGGCACCCATGCCACCCGTGTTCGGGCCCGTGTCGCCGTCGCCGAGACGCTTGAAGTCCTGCGCGGGTGGCAGCGCGCGCACGTGTTCGCCGTCGCTCAGCACGAAGACCGACACCTCCTGGCCGTCGAGGAACTCCTCGACGAGCACGGGACCGACGGGCAACCACCGTTCGGCGTGCTGGACGGCCTCGGCGCGGTCGCTCGTGACGAGCACGCCTTTGCCGGCCGCGAGACCGTCGGCCTTCACGACGTAGGGGGTCCCGAACGCGTCGAGCGCGCGCTCGACCTCCTCGACGGTCGAGGCGAGCTGCGCGCCGCCCGTGGGCACCTGGGCGCGGCTCATGACCTCCTTCGCGAAGGTCTTGGAGCCCTCGAGCGCGGCGGCCGCGCGATCGGGACCGAAGACGGGGATACCCGCGGCACGGACGGCGTCCGCGACACCCGCGACGAGCGGCGCCTCGGGGCCGATGACGACGAGCTCGACACCCTCGTCGGCCGCGAACTCGGAGACGAGCTGGGGGTCGGCGACGTCGAGGGAGAGCACCTCGGCCTCCGCACCGATACCGGGATTGCCTGGCGCTGCCGTGATGCGGTGCGCGCCTTCGGCGGCGAGGGCGGTGACGAGTGCGTGCTCACGGGCGCCGGAGCCGAGTACGAGAATTCTCACCCCCCAAGGATACGGGGCACCCTTTCCCACGGCCGCGCGCACCGCTCATACGATGGCGGCATGGCGAAGGCGAAGATCCAGGACGCGGACGGTCTCGCGGCGCTCGACGTGTGGACGGCCGAACGGGCGGCGACGCCCCGCACGCCCCTCGCGACGGCCGTCCGCTACACGGCGCAGGCGCTCGCGGAGCGCGCGCCTGGCGCGAGCGTCGAGATGCGCGTGCCGCCGTTCGCGGCCGTGCAGTGCATCGAGGGGCCGGGGCACACGCGCGGCACGCCGCCGAACGTGATCGAGACGGACGCGCAGACGTGGCTCGAACTCGCGACGGGACGCCTCGATTGGGACGAGGCGATCGCCACCGCACGCGTCCACGCGTCCGGGACGCGCGCACACCTCGACGGGCTGCTGCCGCTCGTGCGGCGCTGAGCGGCCACCACCGCTCCCGGCCCGCGTGGACGGCGGCACCTCGCCGGTGGGGGATGATGGATGCCATGGTGCACCGCGACGACCCCTCGCTCCCGTCCGACGCCGATCCCGAAGCCACGGACGTCGTCGGCGGGACGGGCGACGGCGGCGGGACGGGCGGCACGGAGGAGCCGGGCGAAGCGGCCGAGGCAGACCTCGCGGACGAGACGGAGCCTGTGGACGACACCGACCTTGCCGACGAGACGGACCTCGGGGACGAGTCCCGCACCGCGGACGAGCCGGTGCCGATCGAACAACCCGCGGTGCTGCGCCGGCACGTCAAGATGCGCACGTTCCTGCTGCTCGGCCTGCTCGTCGGGCTCGTGCTCAGCGTCGGCCTCACGTTCGGCATCCCCGACGATCCGGCGTTCAGCCCCGCGAACCCGGAGCTGCAGTTCTCCGACCTCCAGGTGTTCGCATTCCTGCTCGTGTTCATCTGCCCGCTCACGCTCGGGCTCGGTGGGCTCATCGGGTACATCGTCGGGAACGTCGCCGGCCGCCGGAGCCGAGCGGTCGTGCTGCAGCGCGAACACGACGAGCCCGCAATCGATGAGCCCGCGATCGACGAGCCCGCCATCGACGGGCCCGAGGCGCCCGATGAGCCGCGGGCGTGATGCCCGCATGACGGACGGGAACGGCGAGGTCCGCGCGGACCCGATCGACGTGCTGCGCCGTCGGACGAGCGAGAAATGGGCGTTGCACGGCGACGACGTCCTGCCGATGTTCGTCGCCGAGACGGACTTCCCGCTCGCCCCACCGATCCGTCGCGCCCTCGAACGTGCCCTCGCGGACGGGGATACGGGCTACGTCGCCGTCGGTGACGACCGGGCGGCGAGCGCGATCTCGCGGTTCGCGCGCGATCGCTGGGGGTGGGAACCCGACCCCGAGCACATGCTCACGACGACCGACGTGGGCATCGTGATCGTCGAGGCGCTCCGCGCGCTCGTCGAACCCGGCGACGGCGTCATCATCATGCCGCCCGTGTACCCACCGTTCCCCGACTTCGTGAGGGAGGCGGGCGGTGTGCCGGTGTCGGTGCCGCTCGTCGACGACGGCACCGCGTGGTCGATCGACCTCGACGGCGTCGAGACGGCACTCGCGGCCGGCGCGCGCGCCGTGCTGCTGTGCAGCCCGCACAACCCCCTCGGCCTCGTGCACCCGCGCGGCGTGCTCGAGGCGCTCGCGGACCTCGCCGGGCGCCACGGCGCGTTCGTCGTGAGTGACGAGATCCACGCGCCGCTCGCGCACGCGGGTGTCGGGTTCACGCCGTTCCTGTCGGTGTCGGAGGCGGCACGCGAGCACGGCGTCGCGGCCCTGTCCGGCAGCAAGGCGTTCAACCTCGCGGGCCTCAAGTGCGCGTGCATCACGACCGCGTCGGAACGGACCCGGGCGCTCGTCGCGCGCCGACCCACGGAGGAACTCGTCGCACGAGCGGGACTGTTCGGGGTGATCGCGACGCAGGCGGGGTTCGACGAGTCGCGCGACTGGCTCGACGCGTCGCTCGCGACGGTCGAGGCGAACGTCGCGCTCCTCGAACGACTCCTCGCCGAACGACTTCCGGACGTGACGATGCGGCGCCCGCACGCGAGCTATCTCGCCTGGCTCGACTTCCGTCGCGCGGGCTGGGGCGACGACCCCGCCGATGCCGCGCTGCGTCAGGCACGTGTCGCGCTCGCGAACGGTCCGGCCTTCGGGGCCGAGGGGCGCGGGTTCGCGCGCCTCAATCTCGCGTGCGCGCCCGACGTGCTGGCGGCGGCCGTCGATCGACTCGCACGCGTCCGCCCCGCCTCGCCGACGCGCTGAGGCGCCCGCCTCGCCGCACCGTTCGGCAGGATGCCAGGCGCGTGCGACCGTCGTGTGACACTCCCGTGACGGTGGGCGTCGAACCTTGAGGCACGTCGGCGGGATCGGCCCGCCGCAGGTTCTCGGGAGGGTCCCACCGTGCCCAGCAGCAGTCTCGTCTCGAAGAGCGGCCTCGTCGTCGGCGCGCTCGTGCTCCTGATCGCGGGGATCGTTCTCGCGTCGGTGTTCGCGATCGGAGCACTCCGCGACCTCGGCACGAGCACCGGGGCGGGTGACACCCTCGACAACGCGACGCGCGTCGGCGTCCTCGACGGGTACGACGCCGATCAGCTCGAGAACGCCCGCACGATCATGCGCGTCGCGACGGAGTCGGGGCTCGACGAGCGCGCACAGATCGTTGGCGTCATGACGGCGATGGGCGAGAGTTCGCTGCGCAACATCGGCTACGGCGACTGGGAGTCGTCCGGGGTGCGGAATCCGGACGGCTCGGCGACCTCGAGCCTCGGTCTGTTCCAGCAGCAGGACTGGTGGGGGAGCGAGGAGGAGCGGCTCGATCCGGCGACGGCGGCGAAGCGGTTCTTCGAGGTGCTCACGGAGGTCGACGGGTGGGAGGACATGCGCCCGACGCTCGCGGCGAACGCCGTGCAGGGGAACGACGATCCGCACCACTACGAGCCCTACGAGCGAGGCGCGACCGAACTCGTGCAGGCGCTCCGCACGGTGGCCTGACGGGCGTCACGCCCCGCCCGGCGTCGCGCGCTCGCCGTCCTCGGGCCCCGTCGGTGCGGTGAGCGTCACCGGGGCGAGGAGCTCGAACGTGCATCCGGGACCGTCGTCCACGACGCGCAACCGTCCGCCGATGAGACGGGCGCTCTCCTGCGCGATCGCGAGGCCGAGCCCGGTCCCGCCCGTGGCGGAACGTGACCCGTCGACCATCGCGAATCGCTCGAAGACGCGCTCGCGCAGCTCCGGAGGGATGCCGCCGCCCTCGTCGTGCACGCGGACCGCGAACGCGTCGCCGGGTGCTCGCGCGACATCGACGCGAACGGGCGGCGCGCCGTGACGTACGGCGTTGGCCACGAGGTTCGAGACGATCGTGCGCAGGCGCTCCGCGTCCGTCCACGCCCGCAGCCCGGCGTCGCCCGACACCTCGATCGGCGTCGCCGATGCGACGAGCGAGACCGCGTCACCCACGAGCGCGGCGACCGAGACGTCCGACACCGTCACCCCCGTCACACGGGCGTCGAGTCGGGCGAGTTCGAGGAGCGACGCGACGAGGCCGCGCATGCGCTCCGTGCTGCGTCCCAGGACCGCGACGGCCGCGTCGCGTTGCGCGGGCGTCACGGGTGCAGGCGTTCCGGGCGCGCCCGGCGCGTCGGTCGCGGAATCGTCGGGGTCGAGGACGTCGAGGGCGGCCGTCATGGCCGTGAGCGGGGTGCGCAGCTCGTGCGCGGCGTCGCTCACGAAGCGGCGGGCACGCGCCTCGTCCGCCAGGAGCCGCGCGGTCGTGTGCGCCTGCCGGACCGCCCCGTCGTGCAGGGTCCGGCCGATGCCGTCGAGCTCGGCGAAGCCGCTCGGCGGCGGGGCGTCCGGCACCGTGCCGCGGGCGATCGACTGCGCCATGGTCGCGAGCGACTCGACCGGCCGCCCGATCCGGCGTGCGAGCAGGATCCCGGCCGTCCCGAGAACGAGGAGTGCGCCGAGCGTGTCGGCGACGCCCGTCCGGACGAGCGCGAGGACCTTCGCGAGCGGTTCGTCGAGCGGGTGGGCCGTCACGATCGCGATGCGCGAACCGCCGACGTCGGCCGACATGTCGCGCTCGACGGCCATGAAGAAGACCTCGTGTCCGTCGAGGTGGCCGCGTTCGAACGAGATCGCCTCCCCGTCCGCCGTGCCGCCCACGACGGGGCGGAGCGCCCCGGGGACGTCGTCGAGGGTGAGGTCCCCGACGGCGCGCCCCGTCCCCAGGTCGACGAAGGTGGCCGGGCCCGCGAACCAGCCGGTGCGGACCAGCCAGCTGTCGTCGTCCTGCTGCACGGAGAGTTCGTCGAAGGCGATGTCGGTCGTGCGGGCGAAGTCGTCGATGAGCGCGTCCTGCGCGGTCTCGTAGATCGTCGCGCGTGCGGCGAGCACGATGCCCGCGCTCGTCGCGAGCGTGACGACCGTCGCGCCGAGCAGCAACCAGGTGATCACGAACCGTGAGATCGTGCCGCCGCGTCGTCGTGTGTCGGGCGGGGAAGCGTCGGTCATCGGAGCCGGTAGCCGATGCCGCGCATCGTCTCGAGCGTCGGTGTGCCGACGCCGCTCTCGTCGAGCTTCGCGCGGAGCCGCTGGATGGTGGTGTCGACGACCCGCACGGTGTCGGGGCGTGCTCGGCCCACGCGTCGTCGATGAGCTGTCGACGCGTCCGTGGCCTGCCCTCGGCCTCGGCGAGCGCGATGAGCAGGCGGAACTCGGTCGAGCTGAGTGGCATCGTGCCCGTGGGGCCGTCCGCCTCGAACTGTTCGGCGCGGATCGTGAGGTCGCCGATCCGGGTGACGCCGGCGTCGTCGTCGGCCGGGGTGCCGGCCGTCCGCCGGACGAGCGCGCGCAGGCGCGCCTCGAGCACCGCGACGCTCACGGGCTTCACGACGTAGTCGTCGGCACCGGACTCGAGCCCGCCGACGATGTCGGTGTCGTCCTCGCGCGCACTCAGCATGAGGATCGGCATCGAGCGCCGCGATCGGATCGTGCGACACAGCGTGAACCCGTCGCCGTCGGGAAGCATGAGGTCGACGACGGCCGTGTCGAAGCGTTCCCCCTCGACGAGCGCGAGGGCCGTCCGGACGTCGGGTGCCGCGGACACCGAGTGCCCGCGCCGCTCGAGCGCGAGGCTCAGCGAGAGGCGGATCTCGGCGTCGTCGTCCACGAGGAGCACCTGCATGCGCCGGACGCTAGCACGGTGGCGCGGGGCGGGGCCGTCAGCTGGCTCAGGCGCCCTGCACCTCCGCGAGCCACGCCTCGACGCCGGCCGCGTCGATCGGGAGTGCCGACGAGAGCACCTCGTTGCCGGTCGCCGTCACGAGCACGTCGTCCTCGATGCGCACGCCGAAGCCGCGCAGCTCCTCCGGCACCGTGAGGTCGTTCACGTGGAAGTACATGCCCGGCTCGACCGCGAGCACGCAGCCCGGCACGAGCAGGTCGCGCAGGTAGGCGGCGTCGTTCACGCGCGCACAATCGTGCACGTCGAGGCCGATGTGGTGCCCCGTCCCGCTCGGCAGGTAGCGGCGATGCTGTTGGCCGTCGGGTGACATGGCCTCGTCGACCGAGACGCGCAGGATGCCCATGTCGTGCAGGCTCGTCGCGATCGACTCGTACGCCGTCGAGCGCATGTCCTCGAAGGTGCGGCCGGGGCCGACCTGCGCGAGCGCCGCGAGGTGCGCGGCGTGCACGCGGTCGTACACCTCGCGCTGGGCGGGCGTGAAGCGGCCGTCGACGGGGAAGGTGCGCGTGACATCGGCCGTGTAGAGCGTGCGCGCCTCGACGCCCGCGTCGATGAGCACGAGCGAGCCCGCGAGCACGGGGCCGTCGCAGCGCACCCAGTGCAGCGTCGGCGCGTGCGGCCCGGCACCGACGATCGTCGAGTAGCCGACGCCGTTCCCGAGGGTGCGGGCGGTGCGCTCGAACGTCGACTGCAACCAGCGCTCGCCCCCGAAGCCGATCGAGGTCGGGATCTCGGCGGCCGTGGCGCGGAAACCAGCGACGGTCGCGTCGACCGCGAAGCGGAGTTGCTCGATCTCCCACTCGTCCTTGACGCGCTTGCCGAGCGACAGCGCCTCCTCGAGCTCGACGGAGCGGAGGAAGCGGTGCTCGAGCCGTGGATCGTCGGCGCCCGCCGCGCGGGTCGTCTCGTCGAGTGCGTCGAGCGCGTCGGCGAGCTCCCCGACGGGGCGCACCTCGACCTCGAGTGCGGCGGCCCAGTCCCGCAGCGACGGGGTCGGGCCGTTCCACAGCTCGCCGCGCAGCGGATCGGCGTAGAACGCCTCGTCGCCGGGGCCGACGGGCTCGGGCAGGTAGAGCGTCGACTCGTGCACGGGCCCGGCCGCCCGCATGACGAGAACGGCGCCCGGCGCGGTGCAGCCCGTGAGCCACACGAAGTCGCTCGACGCGCGGAAGTCGTACTCCGTGTCGTTGGCGCGCACGACGGGGTGGCCCGAGGCGACGACGATCGAACGGCCGGGCAGCTCGGCACCGAGCGACGCACGGTGCCGCGCGGCGGCCGACCCGGCACCGGGCGCGACGTCCGCCGAGCGGTCGAGCGGCCCCCACCCCGTGCTCATGTACGCGCGGAACGCGTCGGTGTCGGGGAGCGGTTGGGTGCGCGGATCGCGGAAGTCGAAGGCATCGAGCGGCATGACATCCAGTTAGGCACTGCCGCGGCGGCGGGTCAACCCGGCTGGCCGGTGAGGCCGTGGCGCTCGAGCGCGTGCCGCACGCCGTCCTCGTCGATCGAGGTCGTGACCTCGTCGGCGGCCTCGCGCACGTCGAGCGGCGCGTTGCCCATCGCGACGCCGATGCCGCAGGCCGCGAACATGCCGATGTCGTTGCGCCCGTCGCCGATGCCGATCGAGCGCTCGCGGGGGATGCCGAGCCGGTCGAGGAGTTCGCGGATCGTCGTGCCCTTGTCGAGCCCGATCGGGTGCACCTCGCCGCAGTCCGGGCCGTAGCCGGGCACAGTGCCCGTCACGAGGTGGAACGCGTCGCCCAGCTCCGCACGCATGCGTGCGGTGTCGTCGGGGTCGTCGGTGAGATACACGGCCGAGGCGACGCCCTCGTCGGGCGGGCTCCCCCGGTGCACGGCGCCGCGCACCTGCGGGTGCGCCGCCGCCGCGGCGAGCGCGTCGGCGCGGGGCGTGCCGGGGTGCTCGGCGAGGATGCGCCGCACCGTGTTCTCGAGCACGCGCTCGTGGACGCCCGGGCTCGCGTAGACGCCGTCGTAGGACTGCAGCGTGAACGGCAGGCCGCGGCGTTCGAAGGTCGCGACGAGCCGGCGGGTGCGTTCGGGCGGCATCGTGTGCTCGACCACGATCTCGCCGTCGAGCTCCGCGAAACCGCCGCCCGAACTCACGACGCCGTCGAAGCCGATGTCGAGCAGCTCGGCGGGGATGCGCGACGCGGATCGTCCCGTGCACACGAACACGAGGTGCCCCTGGCGTCGGGTCGCGCGGACGGCCTCGACCGCCGAGGGGACGGGGACGCGGTCGTGGCCGACGAGTGTGCCGTCGATGTCGAGGAACACCGCCCAGCGGTCCATCGCGTGCCCCTCCCCGGTGCGGGCCGGTGCGGGCCCGCGTGTGGTCAGCTCGACTGGTTCTGCTCGAGCCAGGCGAGGTACTCGGGGGTCACGGTGCCCGTCACGTACTCGCCCGTGAAGCAGCTCAGGTCGAGCTGCGTCAGCTCGGAGCCGCGCGTGATCGCCTCCTGCAGGTCGGCGACCTCCTGGTACACGAGACGGTCGGCGCCGATGACCGACGTGATCTCCTCGATCGTGCGGCCCGACGCGACGAGCTCACCGCGCGTCGGCATGTTGATGCCGTACACGTGCGGGTACCGGACGGGCGGTGCCGCCGAGGCGAACGTGACGGAGTTCGCGCCCGCGTGACGCGCCATGTCGACGATCTCCTTCGAGGTCGTGCCGCGCACGATCGAGTCGTCGACGAGCAGGACGTTCTTGCCCTGGAACTCGGCCGAGAGCGCATTGAGCTTCTGGCGCACCGACTTCTTGCGCACCTTCTGGCCCGGCATGATGAACGTGCGGCCGACGTAGCGGTTCTTGTAGAACCCCTCGCGGTAGTCGATGCCGAGCTTCTGCGCCATCTGCATCGCCTGCGGACGCGACGAGTCGGGGATGGGCATGACGACGTCGATGTCGCCCGTCGAGACGGTGCGCTCGACCTGCGCGGCGAGCGTCTCGCCCATGCGCAGACGGGCACCGTAGACCGAGACGCCGTTCATGACGGAGTCGGGGCGGGCGAGGTAGACGTACTCGAACGAGCACGGCGAGAGGATCGGGTCGGCCGCGCACTGGCGCGAGAACATCTCGCCACCGTTCGTGACGAACACGGCCTCACCGGGCGCGACGTCGCGGACGAGCTCGTAGCCGCCCGACTCGAGCACGAGCGACTCCGAGGCGACGACCCACTCGGGGCGGCCGTTCTCGTCCTCGCGACGGCCGAGCACGAGCGGCCGGATGCCGAACGGGTCACGGAACGCGAGCAGTCCGTAGCCGGCGACGAGGGCGATCGCGGCGTACGAGCCCTCGACGCGCTCGTGCAGGCGCTCGACGGCACTGAAGAGCTGCTCGGGCGAGAGCTCGTCACCGTCGATCGAGAGCTGCAGCTCGTTCGCGAGCACGTTCAGGAGCAGCTCGGTGTCGCTCGTCGAGTTCAGGTGGCGACGGTCGATGCGGTAGAGCTCGTCGGTCAGCTCGCGCGTGTTGGTGAGGTTGCCGTTGTGCACGAGCGTGAGGCCGTACGGGGCGTTGACGTAGAACGGCTGGATCTCGTCCTCGTTCTTCGCGCTCCCGGCGGTCGCGTAGCGCACGTGACCGAGGCCGACGTTGCCGAGCAGGGAGCGCATGTCGCGCGTCCGATAGCCCTCCCGCACGTGGCCCTTGAGCTTCACGTGGTGGAACGTCTTGCCCTCGGCGGTCGAGATGCCCGTCGAATCCTGTCCGCGGTGCTGCAGGAGCAGGAGCGAGTCGTAGATCTGCTGGTTGACGGGAGTGGTCGAAACATGACCGACGATGCCGCACACGCTGGGGGACGCTCCAAATGTCGCAGGGGCCCGAAGAGGGTCGCGACGATTCTCCCACAGCCGCGGCGGTTCGATTCGCGCGCCCCGGGGCGCCCGCGGGGGACGGGGCGTGCGGGGGACAGCCCCCGCACCTGCCGCCGGGCACCCGTGTGGTGGGGGCGCCCCGTCGTTCCTAGCGTCGGAGTATGCGATCACCGACCGATCCCGTCCCCGCCGCGCTGTCCGTCGTGTTCGCGATCGTCGTGGCGGTGGTCGCGCTCCTTGTCCTCGCGTCGCCCGCGAACGGCGCATCACCCGGCGTCGCGAGCGCGGCGGATTCGGCGACGCGTGCGTCCGCGCTCGCCGACTTCCGCGAGACGCAACCGGTCCACGCGGTCGCGGCGGCCGTGTTGCGCGACGGCGACGTCTCGTTCGTCGCGGCGGGGACGGATGCCGCGGGTGCGCCGGTTTCGGAGCACACGCCGTTCCGCATCGCCTCGATGTCGAAGTCGTTCACCGCCGCGCTCGTGCTGCAACTCGTCGACGAGGGCCGACTCGAGCTCGACGCGCCGCTCACGGCGGCGGTCCCGAGCTTCGCGATGGACGACGAGCGCGCGGCGCGCGTCACGCTCCGACAGCTGCTGAGCCACACGAGCGGCATCGGCGCGGCGGGCTACCGCGAGTTCGAGGTGCCGCCGCCGTCGGGCGCGGGCGAGGTGCTCGACGAGCTGCGCACGGCGCACCTCGTCGCCGAACCGGGCACGCGGTACGAGTACGCGAACACGAACTTCGCGCTCGCGGCGGCCGCGGTCGAGCACGCCACGGGGAAGCCGTTCGCGGACGTCCTCGAGGCGCGCCTCTTCGTGCCCCTCGGCATGCTCGACTCGACGTCGACGACGGCGTGCGAGTCGGCCGTCGACGGGCTCTCGACCGGGCACGGTGTCGTGTTCGACCGGCCCGTCGCGCTCCCCGAGGTGCCGGGGCTGTGCCTCGGCTCGGGTGGCATCGTCTCGACGACGGCCGACCTCGCCCGGTGGCTCGCGTTCCAGGTCGGCGACGGCACGACGCCGGACGGGACGAGGCTGCTGCGAGCCGAATCGCTCGCCGAGATGCACCGCGCACAGTCCGCGACGGCCGACGCGAGTGGGGGCGGCTACGGGCTCGGCTGGCAGCTCGGTGAGGCCGGCGATCGCTCGACGCTCGGGCACGGCGGGGCGCTCGTCACGTGGAGTTCGCACATGACGATGCTCACCGATGCGAGCGGCCGCCCCGACGGGACGGCGGCCGTCGTGCTGACCGACACGGTGAGCGGCGCGAACGTGCTCGCGGACCGGCTCGCGGTCGAGGCGGCGGGCGGCTCCGTCGCGCCGTTCGAGCGCGATCCGCGGCTCGTCGTCGACATCGTCGCGGCGACGCTCGCGGCAGCGGTGCTGGCGATCGGGATCGCGGGCGTGCTGCGCGCCCGGTCGTGGCCGCAGCGACGACGGCACGTGGTGACGAGGACGGTGGGGCTCGTGTGGCCGCTCGCCGCGCTCGCGCTCGGCGTCGCGCTCGCACCGCTGCTGGCCACCGTCTTCTTCGGTGCGGGCATGGGCGTCCTGACGAGCTGGTGCTACACGGCGGGGATGATGCCGCTCGTCGCGATCCTCGGGGTCGCGCTCGTGCTCACGGGTGCGGGTGTCGTCGTCGCCCGCACGGTCGCGCTGCGTCGCGCCGCACGCGCATCCGGGACGATCGCATGATCGAGCAGCGGACGGCGGTGGCGAGCGGCGCCGTCTCGCACGTGATGACGTTCGTGCTGCTCGGCGGCGCGATGGTCGTGGCGGCGATCGCCTCGACGTTCGCGTGGCTCGGCGTCGCGCGGCGGGCCTGGGGCGAGGAGGTCCGGATGCCGGGCGTGGGGCGGGCGGTCGACGACGTCGCGTCACGTTCGGAGTCCGCGGTGGAGTCGTTGCGCTCGTTCTTCCTCGCGCCGCCGTTCGACCTCGTTCCCGGCCTCGTCGGCGGCCTCGCGGCGCTCGCGGTGGTGCTCGCTCTCGTCGTCGTGGGCAGGCTCACCGAGGACGCCTTCGAGGTCGGGCGGCCGACGACGAACGACCCCGTCGGCGCGCCGCGGTCGCCCTGAGCGTTCCCCTTCGGTGCCCGTCGGGGCCGGCCACTCGTCGCGTGCTCGGCCGTCACCGTGCCGCGACTGGCCGGGCGTCGATCCCGTGCGGCAGACTCGTCGGCATGGTGTCGAACCAGGAGACCGAGCGGCCGGACGACGGCGACGACGGGCGCCGTGTCGCCCTGCCGGGACTGCACAACGCCCGTGATCTCGGCGGGCTCCCCACGACGGACGGCGGCGAGACGGCGTTCGGCGGCTACATCCGCTCCGCCGACCTGCGCTTCGTGCCGATGGCGTCGCTCGAGCTGTTGCGCGACGCGGGGTTCCGCACGGTGCTCGATCTGCGCAACGACTTCGAGACGAGGCGGCGGCCGCGGGACCCGGGTGAGGCGGAGGCGAACGCCCACCGGATCCCGCCGTCACCCGAGGCCGAGCTGCCGGAGGGCGTGTTCGGGGTGCGCGAGCCGCTCGACGCGGCGCGTGACGTCGCGTTCTGGGCGCGTATCCGCGAATCGGGCGCCGACGGCTCACCGCTCTTCTTCCGGCCCGTGCTCGACGAGCAGCCCGAGCGGGTAGGCGCCGTGATGCGCGTGCTCGCCGATGCGCCGGGCGGCGTGCTGTTCCACTGCGCCGTGGGTCGCGACCGGACGGGACTCGTGTCGTTGCTGCTGCTCGCGCTCGCGGACGTCGAGCCGGAGGCGATCGCGGACGACTACGGACGGACGGCCGAGGAGCTCGTCGAGTTCACGCGGCTCGTGGGGTACGCGTACCGGGCGCGCGCGGTCGAGGAGCGCATGGAGCGGATGGGGACGTCGATCCGCGCGGGGGTGCTCGACGCCCTCGACGGATTGGACGTTCGCCGGACGCTCGCACGGGCCGGGGTGTCCGAGGCACAGGTCGCTCGACTGCGCGCCCGTCTGCGGCCCGAGGGCGCGGCGGACGCTCGGTAGACTTCCCGTGTGCGCCGCCCCCGGCGCGCGGGGCGGAAGGGCACACGTGGCAGCGAACGACGAGCACGCCGATCTCTATGCGCGGGCGGGGGTCGACACCCGGGCGGGTGATCTGGCCGTCGAGCTCATGAAGCAGCAGGTGCAGGCGACCCACGGGCCCGAGGTGCTCGGTGGTGTGGGTGGCTTCGCGGGCCTCTACGACGTGTCGCGCCTCACGGGGTTCCGGCGGCCGCTGCTCGCGACGTCGACCGACGGGGTCGGCACGAAGGTCGCGATCGCGCAGGCGATCGACAAGCACGACACGATCGGCCAGGACCTCGTGGCGATGGTCGTCGACGACATCGTCGTGGTCGGCGCCGAGCCGCTGTTCATGACGGACTACATCGCGTGCGGCCGGGTCGTGCCCGAGCGCGTCGCGGCGATCGTGTCGGGCATCGCGCGGGCGTGCGAGGCGACGGGCACGGCGCTCACGGGCGGCGAGACGGCCGAGCACCCCGGGCTGCTCGGGCCGGACGACTACGACGTCGCGGGTGCGGCGACGGGCGTCGTCGAAGCGGATCGCGTGCTGGGGCCGGAGCGCGTGCGCGACGGCGACGCGGTGATCGCGATGGCGTCGTCGGGGCTGCACTCGAACGGCTTCTCGCTCGTGCGGCGCATCCTCGCCGACCGCGGGATCGGCTTCA is drawn from Pseudoclavibacter chungangensis and contains these coding sequences:
- the purM gene encoding phosphoribosylformylglycinamidine cyclo-ligase translates to MAANDEHADLYARAGVDTRAGDLAVELMKQQVQATHGPEVLGGVGGFAGLYDVSRLTGFRRPLLATSTDGVGTKVAIAQAIDKHDTIGQDLVAMVVDDIVVVGAEPLFMTDYIACGRVVPERVAAIVSGIARACEATGTALTGGETAEHPGLLGPDDYDVAGAATGVVEADRVLGPERVRDGDAVIAMASSGLHSNGFSLVRRILADRGIGFTDRSDEFGGLVGEVLLEPTRLYTGPLVRLLQDGSAASVAGAIHAFSHVTGGGIAANLARVLPKGSWVELDRGVWSPPDVFRVLTSLASSSLEATEATWNLGIGMFAIVDGASADAVVAALDAAGLPSWVAGTVSTSERSFEGFEQGAKGVDGGAVRLVGSYAS